Below is a window of Numida meleagris isolate 19003 breed g44 Domestic line unplaced genomic scaffold, NumMel1.0 unplaced_Scaffold902, whole genome shotgun sequence DNA.
TGCGAGCGTCGCCGAGtgcagcagcgctgctctgagcaggggaTGAGCGttgcagcagggaggcagaCAGACGGACAGGACGGACAGGACGGACGGAGACaggatggacagacggacaggGCAGACAGAGAGACAAGATAGACAGGCCGGACAGGATGGGCAGGATGGACAGGAGAGATAGGCAGGACAGGCAGACAGGATGGACAGAACGGTcaggacagacagacaagacagacaggacagacagacaagaCGGGATGGACAGGATGGGCAGGATGGGTGGGATGGACAGGGCAGATATAGGCAGGAAAGGCAGACAGGATGGACAGAACGGTCAGGACAGACGGACAagacggacagacagacaggatGGACAGGACGGACAGGACAGATGGGGTGGACAGGATGGACAgacaggacagacagacaagaCAGACAGGACGGACAGGATGGGTGGGATGGACAGGACAGGTAGGCAGGACAGGCAGACAGGACGGACAGGAGGGACAGGACAGACGGACAGGACGGACAGACAGAGTCAGACAGGATGGACAGAACGGACAGGACAGATGGGATGGACAAGGCAGCCAGACAGGACAGATGGACAAGACAGACGGGACGGACAGGACGGACAGGGCAGACAGAGAGGCGAGACAGGATGGACAAGACAGACGGACAGGACAGATGGACAGAGTCAGGACAGACAGAGGGACGGACAGGACAGCTGGGCAGGACAGACAGAGAGACAAGACAGGCTGGACAGAGGAACGGACAAGACAGACAGGATGGACGGACAGAGGAACGGACAGGACAGacaggacagacagacggacaggATGGACAGACAGAGAGACAAGACAGGCCAGACAGAGGAACGGACAGGACAGACGGACAGGATGGACAGGATGGACAGACAGAGAGACAAGACAGACCAGACAGAGGAACGGTCAGGACAGACGGACAGGATGGACAGACAGAGAGACAAGACAGGTCGGACAGAGGAACGGacaggacagacagacggacaggATGGAcaggatggacagacagatgaGACAGGCAGGACAGACGGACGCACGTTGTGCCCCGGTGCCCTGTGTCCGGGTGGGGACGCTGCCGCCGCCATCGCTCGGCTCCCGCGGCGCCgaaccattccatggttctgtgacctGCAAGGACCTTTCCGATTGCACCcatccattctatgattctgtggccttccaggacctttccaacccagccCAACCATTCCATcgttctgtgatctttaaggacctttcCAGTCCAATCCCACTATTCCATGGTTCTTTGATTTTGAAGgaccattgtatgattctgtgaccttcaaggacctttccaatCCAGTCCCActattccatggttctgtgatctttaaggacctttccaatccaaccagaccattccatggttctgtgaccttccaggacctttCCAATCCAACCTGACCATTCCATGGTTCGGTGATCTTTGAGGACCTTTCCAATCCAACCTgaccattccatggttctgtgaccttccaggaTCTTTCCAATCCAACCTGACCATTGCGTggttctgtgaccttccaggacctttccaacccaacccgaccattccatggttctgtgaccttccaggacctttccaatccaacccaaccattccatgcttctgtgatctttaaggacctttccaatccaacccaaccattccatgcttctgtgatcttcaaggacctttccaatCCAACCTGACCATTGCGTGGTTCTGTGACCTTCGAGGACCTTTCCAATCCAACCTgaccattccatggttctgtgaccttccaggaTCTTTCCAATCCAACCTGACCATTGCGTGGTTCTCTGACCTGCAAGGACCTTTCCAATCCAACCAgaccattccatggttctgtgatctttaaggacctttccaatCCAACCTGACCATTCCATGGTTcggtgatctttaaggacctttccaatccaacccaatcattctatgattctgtgaccttcaaggacctttccaatCCAACCNNNNNNNNNNNNNNNNNNNNNNNNNNNNNNNNNNNNNNNNNNNNNNNNNNNNNNNNNNNNNNNNNNNNNNNNNNNNNNNNNNNNNNNNNNNNNNNNNNNNNNNNNNNNNNNNNNNNNNNNNNNNNNNNNNNNNNNNNNNNNNNNNNNNNNNNNNNNNNNNNNNNNNNNNNNNNNNNNNNNNNNNNNNNNNNNNNNNNNNNNNNNNNNNNNNNNNNNNNNNNNNNNNNNNNNNNNNNNNNNNNNNNNNNNNNNNNNNNNNNNNNNNNNNNNNNNNNNNNNNNNNNNNNNNNNNNNNNNNNNNNNNNNNNNNNNNNNNNNNNNNNNNNNNNNNNNNNNNNNNNNNNNNNNNNNNNNNNNNNNNNNNNNNNNNNNNNNNNNNNNNNNNNNNNNNNNNNNNNNNNNNNNNNNNNNNNNNNNNNNNNNNNNNNNNNNNNNNNNNNNNNNNNNNNNNNNNNNNNNNNNNNNNNNNNNNNNNNNNNNNNNNNNNNNNNNNNNNNNNNNNNNNNNNNNNNNNNNNNNNNNNNNNNNNNNNNNNNNNNNNNNNNNNNNNNNNNNNNNNNNNNNNNNNNNNNNNNNNNNNNNNNNNNNNNNNNNNNNNNNNNNNNNNNNNNNNNNNNNNNNNNNNNNNNNNNNNNNNNNNNNNNNNNNNNNNNNNNNNNNNNNNNNNNNNNNNNNNNNNNNNNNNNNNNNNNNNNNNNNNNNNNNNNNNNNNNNNNNNNNNNNNNNNNNNNNNNNNNNNNNNNNNNNNNNNNNNNNNNNNNNNNNNNNNNNNNNNNNNNNNNNNNNNNNNNNNNNNNNNNNNNNNNNNNNNNNNNNNNNNNNNNNNNNNNNNNNNNNNNNNNNNNNNNNNNNNNNNNNNNNNNNNNNNNNNNNNNNNNNNNNNNNNNNNNNNNNNNNNNNNNNNNNNNNNNNNNNNNNNNNNNNNNNNNNNNNNNNNNNNNNNNNNNNNNNNNNNNNNNNNNNNNNNNNNNNNNNNNNNNNNNNNNNNNNNNNNNNNNNNNNNNNNNNNNNNNNNNNNNNNNNNNNNNNNNNNNNNNNNNNNNNNNNNNNNNNNNNNNNNNNNNNN
It encodes the following:
- the LOC110392067 gene encoding repetin-like, producing the protein MGRMDRRDRQDRQTGWTERSGQTDKTDRTDRQDGMDRMGRMGGMDRADIGRKGRQDGQNGQDRRTRRTDRQDGQDGQDRWGGQDGQTGQTDKTDRTDRMGGMDRTGRQDRQTGRTGGTGQTDRTDRQSQTGWTERTGQMGWTRQPDRTDGQDRRDGQDGQGRQRGETGWTRQTDRTDGQSQDRQRDGQDSWAGQTERQDRLDRGTDKTDRMDGQRNGQDRQDRQTDRMDRQRDKTGQTEERTGQTDRMDRMDRQRDKTDQTEERSGQTDRMDRQRDKTGRTEERTGQTDGQDGQDGQTDETGRTDGRTLCPGALCPGGDAAAAIARLPRRRTIPWFCDLQGPFRLHPSIL